One window of the Aptenodytes patagonicus chromosome 5, bAptPat1.pri.cur, whole genome shotgun sequence genome contains the following:
- the ACADSB gene encoding short/branched chain specific acyl-CoA dehydrogenase, mitochondrial: MAAAGGWLRSCAKLKRNMPAYLASWRASPCVFRSSKSELMPNLASDGVVCAPLQTFTEEETMLKNMVTKFAQERVAPLVQKMDENSKMEDSVIQGLFEQGLMGIELGEEYGGTGASFFSIILVVEELAKVDPAVALLCELQNTLTNKLFTTYGTEEQKRTYLPRVAKDTIGSFCLSEAGSGSDAFSLKTRAEKKGDYYIINGSKMWISLAEHAGVFFVMANTDPSLGYRGITCFIVDRNTEGLHVGKKEDKLGIRASSTCPVTFENVKVPETNILGQVGKGYKYAIGMLNTGRIGIAAQMLGLAQGCFDHTIPYTKERVQFGKSVFDFQGMQHQIAQVATQLEAARLLTYNAARLAETGRPFIKEASMAKYYAAEVATLTTSKCIEWMGGVGFTKNYPIEKYYRDCKIGTIYEGTSNIQLSTIAKSLAQEY; encoded by the exons ATGGCGGCGGCAGGCGGTTGGTTGAGGAGCTGCGCTAAG ctgaaaagaaatatgCCAGCATACTTGGCTTCTTGGAGGGCTTCTCCATGTGTCTTTAGATCCTCCAAATCAGAACTCATGCCAAATCTAGCCAGTGATGGAGTTGTCTGTGCTCCGCTTCAAACATTCACCGAAGAGGAGACAATGCTGAAAAATATGG TGACAAAATTTGCTCAGGAACGAGTTGCACCTTTGGTACAAAAAATGGATGAGAATTCGAAAATGGAAGACTCTGTAATACAAGGATTGTTTGAACAAGGG CTGATGGGTATTGAGCTTGGGGAAGAATATGGAGGAACTGgagcttcatttttttcaatcaTATTGGTGGTAGAAGAATTGGCCAAAGTTGATCCAGCTGTAGCTCTTCTGTGTGAACTCCAGAATACACTAACAAATAAGTTGTTTACCACATAtggaacagaagagcaaaagagaaCTTACTTGCCCAGAGTCGCTAAAGATACA ATAGGCAGTTTCTGTCTTTCGGAGGCTGGATCTGGCAGCGATGCTTTTTCTTTGAAGACTCGGGCTGAAAAGAAGGGAGACTACTATATTATCAATGGCTCAAAGATGTGGATTAGCTTAGCAGAACACGCAGGAGTTTTCTTTGTGATGGCAAATACAGATCCGTCCTTA GGGTACAGGGGAATTACATGCTTCATAGTAGATCGCAACACAGAGGGACTACATGTAGGGAAGAAGGAGGACAAGCTTGGAATCAGAGCGTCTTCTACCTGCCCAGTAACATTTGAAAACGTTAAG GTTCCTGAGACCAATATCCTGGGACAGGTTGGAAAAGGCTATAAGTATGCAATTGGAATGCTAAATACCGGCAGAATAGGTATCGCTGCACAG ATGTTAGGACTGGCACAGGGGTGTTTTGACCACACGATTCCCTATACAAAGGAGAGAGTCCAGTTTGGGAAAAGCGTATTCGATTTCCAG GGGATGCAACATCAGATAGCTCAGGTAGCCACACAGCTGGAGGCAGCGAGGTTGCTGACCTACAACGCAGCCCGTCTTGCGGAAACAGGAAGGCCATTCATAAAGGAGGCCAGCATGGCCAAATACTATGCTGCTGAG GTTGCAACACTGACAACTAGTAAATGTATTGAATGGATGGGTGGCGTTGGATTCACAAAAAATTATCCGATAGAAAAGTACTATCGTGACTGCAAGATAG gTACAATATATGAAGGAACTTCAAATATCCAGTTGAGCACCATTGCAAAAAGCTTAGCACAGGAGTACTGA